TCGCCTAGCAGCTGAGTCAACGGGTCGCGCACCACCGGGTTGCGGTGCAGCGGCAGCAGCAGGGCGGTGTCGGGCTGGGCGTTGAGCACGGCCAAAAACCCGGCGGCGATGTCGCTGAGCGGGTCACCCCAGTTTTCACGGCGGTGCACCGTGGCCAGCAGCACGCGATGGCTATCCCAATCCAGGCCGTCGATGGGGCAGTCGGGGTGCTGCCCGGCCACGGTGAGCAGCGCATCGATGACGGTGTTGCCGGTGTGGTGAATGTCGCCCACTACGCCCGCCGCCTTGAGGTGATCTACGGCGGTGGTGGTGGGAGCAAAGTGCAGGGTGGTGAGCTGAGAGATCAGCCGTCGGTTCGCCTCCTCGGGGTAGGGGCTGTAGATGTTGTCGGTGCGCAGACCCGCCTCCACATGCCCCACCGGAATTTTTTGGTAAAAGGCGGCCAGGGCGGCAGCAAAGGCGGTCGTGGTATCGCCCTGGACGATCACCAGGTCGGGGCGATGGGCCTGAAAGTGGGCCTCTAGCCCCTGCAAACTGCGGCAGGTGATGTCGGTAAGGGTCTGCTGCGGCTGCATGATGGCGAGGTCGGCATCGGCGGTGAGGTCAAACAGCGCCATCACCTGGTCAACCATTTCTCGATGCTGGCCCGTCAGCACCACCTGGGTGTCGATAGCGGGGTCTTGCTGAAAGACGCGAATTACCGGAGCCAGCTTGATGGCCTCGGGTCGGGTGCCCAAAATAATGCACACGCGCAGGGAAGAGTCAGACATGGGGCCGCCGGAGTAAACGCTACAAGAACAGATCGTTGGCCGATCTTTGGGCATAGTGCCACAGGGCGCACGCCTAAGCGTCATGCCATTCCAGAAAACTCCCAGAAAACGTTTTGCCTGGGTGCGCGGTAGCCTGCCGGTGGGCGATCGCAGCCCCCCTTCCTGCGGCTATCTGGCAAGGAACTCAGGGGTTGTCAGCCGCTGCCCCTGGAAAGTGGACAGCCGAGACGGCCATTCCACCAGATTTTTTCCCAGACCCCAACCCTAGGAACGTTCCAACGTGGGAACGTTCCCACGGAAAATGTCTTAACCAGACTGACTACAGCTATAAGGGCTGGCGACCCGGCGGTTTGCCCCGGCGATGGCGGTGAAACGCTCTGCCGGTGGCGGAAAATTGAAGTTTAGAGCGGGGCCGCCCTCTGCGACAATGGGCTATAGCGCCCGTTATTTCGCTATTGATCGCCCCATGGCCCACACCATTACCCTGCACGAGTCTCATTTGCAGACCCTCGATCTAGCTCCGGCCCGCGAGGTGATCGAGCCGCTGCTGGCGGCGGGTAAGGTGTCTGGCGGCGATATTGGCCTGCGGTTTGTAGTTGACATCAACCGCGACCCCACCGACCCCCGCGAGCTGTCAGAACTGCCGGAGGTGCGGCTGTGGTTTATTCGCCTGGACACGTGCTATCCGTGGCTGCCGCTGATTTTAGACTGGGAGGCGGGGGAACTGGGCCGCTACGCCGCTATGCTGGTGCCCCACCAGTTCAGCCCCACCGAGGGCATTCGCTATAACCCTGAGGGGCTAGAAATTTTTATGATGGCGAAGATTTTTATTATCGCCGCCTGGCTCAAGGGGCAGGGCATTAGCCAGTACACCCGGCTCAAGTTTATGACCCAGATGCTGGGCTACGAGATCGACGATGGCCTGTTTGAGCTGCTGGCCTGAGGAGAACCCAGGACGAGTGTGGGGTGTAAGCTCGCCCTACACCCCACACCCCGTACCTATACCAAAATCTCCGTCGGGGCCGATCGCTTGGTTTCGTAGTAGCGGCAGGCAAAGTAGCCCACGCTGTAGATCAGCGATGTGTCGGTAGCCACCCCCAGTATCGCCCCCAGGCCAGGGATGAGTTCGGCGATGCTGAGCCCCGACTTGACCATGCCCGCCGTGGTGGAGGACAGCAGCCAGATGGCCAGCACCTCGCCACGGCGGTCGTGGTCGGTGGGGGAGTAGCCGTAGATGGTGGCGATGCGGTAGATCATGTTGGCCTGGAGGGCGGCGATCGCGCCAATATCGACCAGGGTGAGGGCAAAGGCCACCGGGGGCACAAAGTTGGTAGCCAGACCAATACCGGCGGCCTTGAGGGCGGTTTCGGCCATCACCCGCTGGGCCAGGGCGCGCTTGTTCTCCTGGGGGTACTGCTGGCGGAGTTCGGCCACCTGCGATCGCACCGATTCGACATTCACCTGGCCCAGGGCCGCCAGCAGCCATTTCATCCCCGGCAGGGCGGTGGCGTAGCGAATAAACGGCAGGTTGGCAATGGGGCCAACCACCTGGCCAACGGTGGCGGTGACGGGTTCTAAAAAAGGCTGAAACTTGGACACCACGGCATTGCCGGTGCTGGCGGTGGCGTTGTCGAGCACGGCCACAACCGCCTGCATCACCTGGGTTACGGCCTGAAAGGTGTCGCGGGTTGA
This genomic stretch from Nodosilinea sp. PGN35 harbors:
- the wecB gene encoding non-hydrolyzing UDP-N-acetylglucosamine 2-epimerase — protein: MSDSSLRVCIILGTRPEAIKLAPVIRVFQQDPAIDTQVVLTGQHREMVDQVMALFDLTADADLAIMQPQQTLTDITCRSLQGLEAHFQAHRPDLVIVQGDTTTAFAAALAAFYQKIPVGHVEAGLRTDNIYSPYPEEANRRLISQLTTLHFAPTTTAVDHLKAAGVVGDIHHTGNTVIDALLTVAGQHPDCPIDGLDWDSHRVLLATVHRRENWGDPLSDIAAGFLAVLNAQPDTALLLPLHRNPVVRDPLTQLLGDHPRVFLTEPLDYRRLVGAISRCHLLLTDSGGLQEEAPGLGKPVLVLRDTTERPEAIAAGTARLIGTSSEAIGRHTLELLSDAEAYGAMARAVNPFGDGHASDRILTIVKAYFSACKSAAL
- a CDS encoding CRR6 family NdhI maturation factor yields the protein MAHTITLHESHLQTLDLAPAREVIEPLLAAGKVSGGDIGLRFVVDINRDPTDPRELSELPEVRLWFIRLDTCYPWLPLILDWEAGELGRYAAMLVPHQFSPTEGIRYNPEGLEIFMMAKIFIIAAWLKGQGISQYTRLKFMTQMLGYEIDDGLFELLA
- a CDS encoding EcsC family protein translates to MTTTPPPSADSNDSTRDTFQAVTQVMQAVVAVLDNATASTGNAVVSKFQPFLEPVTATVGQVVGPIANLPFIRYATALPGMKWLLAALGQVNVESVRSQVAELRQQYPQENKRALAQRVMAETALKAAGIGLATNFVPPVAFALTLVDIGAIAALQANMIYRIATIYGYSPTDHDRRGEVLAIWLLSSTTAGMVKSGLSIAELIPGLGAILGVATDTSLIYSVGYFACRYYETKRSAPTEILV